In Antechinus flavipes isolate AdamAnt ecotype Samford, QLD, Australia chromosome 3, AdamAnt_v2, whole genome shotgun sequence, a genomic segment contains:
- the LOC127558218 gene encoding LOW QUALITY PROTEIN: olfactory receptor 10A7-like (The sequence of the model RefSeq protein was modified relative to this genomic sequence to represent the inferred CDS: inserted 1 base in 1 codon), whose product MTGRNQTSVIEFVLLGFSHVPRLQPLLFVLFLGMFLITMLGNGLIVLLTVVDAALHTPMYFFLRSLALVEICFSLDIVPRMLEXLVAGRGISLLGCALQLFLILSCVTSECFLLTVMAYDRYVAICHPLHYGMLMNQRLCLLLAVACWVAGIPVSLLFTIWLFRFPFCGPRGVRHFLCDVAPLLRLVCADTSVFEAYIRVATVLVLMVPFFLITVSYGRVLVAVVRMPSATGRQKALSTCASHFVVVTLFYGTACVIHLQPKSSYSPESKQVVSLSYTLVTPMLNPIIYSLRNKEVKAALWRVLGRKKGLPR is encoded by the exons ATGACTGGGAGGAATCAGACGTCTGTCATTGAATTTGTCCTCCTCGGTTTTTCCCATGTTCCCAGGTTGCAACCACTTCTCTTTGTGCTGTTTCTAGGGATGTTTCTAATCACGATGCTGGGAAATGGCCTCATTGTACTCTTGACTGTGGTTGACGCTGCCCTCCACACACCCATGTATTTTTTCCTCCGGAGCCTGGCTCTGGTGGAGATCTGTTTCTCATTGGACATTGTGCCCAGAATGCTAG ATCTAGTGGCTGGAAGAGGCATCTCTTTGTTGGGCTGTGCCCTCCAGCTCTTTCTCATTCTGTCCTGTGTCACATCAGAGTGCTTCCTCCTGACAGTCATGGCCTATGACCGCTATGTGGCCATCTGCCACCCCTTGCACTATGGGATGCTCATGAACCAGAGGCTTTGTCTGCTTCTGGCAGTAGCATGCTGGGTGGCAGGCATCCCGGTCTCTCTGCTGTTCACTATTTGGCTCTTCCGCTTCCCATTTTGTGGGCCCCGAGGAGTTCGCCACTTCCTCTGTGACGTAGCCCCACTCCTGAGGCTGGTGTGTGCTGACACATCTGTCTTTGAGGCTTACATCCGGGTAGCCACAGTGCTTGTGCTCATGGTCCCCTTCTTTCTCATCACCGTATCCTATGGCCGTGTGCTGGTTGCTGTTGTGCGAATGCCCTCAGCCACTGGGCGCCAGAAGGCCCTCTCCACCTGCGCCTCCCATTTTGTGGTTGTGACCCTATTCTATGGCACAGCTTGTGTCATCCACCTCCAGCCCAAGTCCAGCTACTCTCCCGAGAGCAAGCAAGTTGTGTCCTTGTCCTATACCCTCGTCACTCCCATGCTCAACCCCATCATCTACAGTCTGCGGAACAAAGAGGTAAAAGCTGCCCTATGGAGAGTGTTGGGTAGGAAAAAAGGGCTGCCCAGATGA
- the LOC127557582 gene encoding olfactory receptor 5-like: protein MEEPGRLWGETNVTRVQEFILLGLSTRPGLRAVLFAVFLTLYLLTLLENTIIILLIWSHTELHKPMYFFLGNLSCLEMCYVSVTVPTLLLGLWSGPCQVPFTSCMTQLFFFVTLICVECTLLASMAYDRYVAICRPLHYSILMRPQVCLTLAMASWMGSLTVSVIKTSFIAGLSYCGPNVLNHFFCDVSPLLNLSCTHVELTELVDFISAIVIFYGSLMVALVSYVAIGAAVARMPSAAARLKAFSTCASHLIVVGIFYSAAIFIYARPKRMENMNLSKLLSVIYTVLTPMCNPIIYCLRNKEVQGALHKTLYKIRISQNSAS from the exons ATGGAGGAG CCTGGAAGACTCTGGGGGGAGACCAATGTGACCCGGGTCCAGGAGTTCATCCTTCTGGGCTTGTCCACAAGGCCAGGTCTACGTGCAGTCCTCTTTGCAGTGTTCCTCACCCTCTACCTGCTGACTCTTTTGGAGAACACCATCATTATCTTGCTCATCTGGAGCCACACAGAACTCCACAAGCCCATGTACTTCTTCTTGGGGAACCTGAGCTGCTTGGAGATGTGCTACGTCTCAGTCACGGTGCCCACCCTGCTGCTCGGGCTGTGGTCAGGGCCTTGCCAAGTCCCATTCACATCCTGTATGACTCAGCTCTTCTTCTTCGTCACCCTTATCTGTGTTGAGTGCACTCTCCTGGCCTCCATGGCCTACGACCGCTACGTGGCCATCTGTCGCCCTCTCCACTATTCAATACTCATGAGGCCCCAGGTCTGCCTCACATTGGCCATGGCCTCCTGGATGGGCAGCCTTACTGTCTCTGTGATCAAGACATCCTTTATTGCTGGACTTTCCTATTGTGGTCCCAATGTCCTTAACCACTTCTTTTGTGATGTTTCCCCTCTGCTTAATCTCTCCTGTACCCATGTAGAACTAACTGAGCTGGTGGACTTCATTTCAGCCATTGTCATTTTCTATGGCTCCCTGATGGTTGCCCTGGTCTCCTATGTGGCCATTGGGGCAGCTGTGGCACGAATGCCCTCGGCTGCTGCCCGGCTCAAGGCCTTCTCTACCTGTGCTTCTCACCTCATTGTGGTGGGCATCTTCTACTCAGCCGCCATCTTCATCTATGCCCGGCCCAAGCGCATGGAAAACATGAACCTCAGCAAACTTCTGTCTGTCATCTACACTGTACTCACACCCATGTGCAACCCAATCATCTACTGCCTGAGGAACAAGGAGGTCCAAGGGGCTCTTCACAAGACACTTTACAAAATTAGGATCAGTCAGAATTCTGCCAGCTAG